A segment of the Vibrio aquimaris genome:
GTATACGGGTGCCATGTATTCCTCTCGCAAAAACGTCACGCCTTTCTTACCAATATACTTATCGCTTTTACATGTGTTTACTATCCATAAATCACAATCTCCCGAATCTAAGTCAGGATCTTCTTCAATAGCGGGAATGATAACAATTTCGTGTTCTGGGTACTTTTCATTAAGGCTAACCACTTTAGGCAGCAAAACTCGAGTCGCATAACTTAGCGCACTTTTTATCACAATCCTTTGTTTGTTCGCTTTAGACCACTCTCCAATTAAGGAGTCCAATGCACGATAGTTATTATTGAGCCTTTGATATAACTCATTTCCCCTATCAGTTAGGGCAATCGACCTGTGTTTACGTACAACCAGCAAAACTTTTAACTCATCTTCAAGCTGCTTTATTTGTCGACTAATGGCACTTTGGGTGACATTTAACTCATCAGCAGCTTTGGTAAAGCTCATCAAACGCGCTACGGATTCAAATACTTTCAATCCATTATGTGAATACGGAAGAAATTGATAAGTAGACATAGGCTCTTCACATGATCTCAGCTCATGTAAGCATGACATAAATATCATTTGAACGCTACACAGTAAAAGCATACCTTATGCCCATTCAGACACGAGGCATAAAATGAAAAAAATTCTCTCATTGGCATTCCCGCTCATCATTTCACAACTTATTACCATGGCACTGGTATTAACTGATGTTTGGATGATGTCACAACTAAGCGTTTCGGCTCTAGCAGCTGGAGGGCTTGGTGCCTCTGTCTACAGCTTCATCTTTATTATTGCAAGCAGCTGTGTAGGCTGTGTTGCAAACTTGATTGCCATCGCTTACGGCCAAAGAATCGCGAGACCCGAATTCGGTAATCAGCAAATTCGCTTTGCCGTCAAAGGAGCCGTATTACTATCTATTATTTTGACCCTAGCACTGACGCTAAGCTTCAGATACGTTCCTGGCTTGCTTCTCATCGCTAATCAACCTGAGCAGTTAATTGACCCTGCAATGAGCTACTTGGATACACTCAAATGGGCAATGCTACCTTCACTCATTTTACTTGTACTTCGAGGCTTAACCAGCGCACTCGGTAGTACTCGGTCAATCATGGTGATGTCACTTTTAACCGTTGTGCTGAATGTCCCATTGAGTTACCTACTTGCATTTACCTTGGGATTTGGTTTGGCTGGCTTAGGGGCAGGGACTGCGCTAGCTTCCCTAATGGTAATGCTGGGCTATGGCTATTGGGTTTTCAAACGCGCGGAATATCAAGCATTCTCGCCTTGGAAGAATTTAGACGAATATTCTCTATCTCTGCTCAAGCCGTTATTATCTCTTGGCATACCGATCATGATTGCGGCATTACTTGAGCATGGATTGATTTATGGTGGCACTTTAATGGCGGGAGCGATTAGCGTAGCTGCACTGGCACTGCACCAAATCCTTATTCAATGTCTGAGTTTTACTTGGAATATCAACTTCGGCTTGTCTCAAGCTGCAGCCATCCTTGTTGGGCAAGATTATGGTTCAGACAACTTTGCAGGTATAAAGCGCACGGTAAAACGCAGCTTTATCATCACCACAGGTCTAAGTACGGTACTTGCTGCACTCTTTATCTGCTACCCACAAGCGATCTGCGCAATGTTTAACTTAGATGCTGAACTATCCACCTTATTGATTGGAGTGATCTGGGTTGTCGCTTTGTCCTTTATTGTCGATGCATGGCAGTTGCTGGCTATTAACCTACTTCGGGGGATGAAAATAGTCTTAGCCCCGACTTTCGTCACAGCCATTGGTTATTGGTTATTCGGTCTGCCCTCAGCTTGGCTATTACTCAGAGAGTACGGTTTAGCGGGCGTCTGGGGGGGAATCGGTATTGGTCTCGGAGTTTCTGGTATACTCTTGCTTGCACAACTTGTATCTGTGATACAAAAGCATAGCACTCCAAAAGCAAACACAAATAAACCAAGTTATGCGTCATAAGCGCAGAAGAATAAAGCAGCCATGACTGATCTTGATATCGAATTTGAACATATTTATATAGAAGCGCAAGCTGAGCGCTGGCAATGTATAGAGCGCTTTCTTTTCAGCTACTTTTGCTTTCGAGAAAACTACCTAACTCGTAAAAACAAACCTGATTGGGAAAGTGCACGCTTGATGAGCGCGCGCTCTGCCAAGGTCACTGCTATCGAAAACGCCATATTAGAACCCATGGTGCCTCACCAAACTATCATCGGAGAAATAAAGCGATATTGGCGCGATGGTAAGCTGACAAGGCAATCCCTACAACGAATTCTTAACCAACTATTGGACTACGCTGTCATTACTCATAAGGAAAAAGCCTCGCTTAGCAAAGCGAGGCTTGAAGATTCGATGCCTGCAGATTGGTACAAAAACCCGGAAAAGCCAGTTTATCAAAGGCTTGAGTTAGTAAAAATTAAGCTTATCAACTGATAAAACACAGCAGCCAACCAGAGTATTAGGACTAATCAATCGCAATACAAATTTCAACGGATGAATCATCCAGATATCTTTCATAGTCGTATGAATAAGCCCTCTTGTGCAGGCAATCACTGTCAGCAAAATATGTCCAAATCTCTTGCCACAAATTAATCACCGCAGCAGGCATCTCACCTTTAGCAGAAAATACTAGGTATTTACCCGCAGGTACGGCGAGCTCTACTTGGCCATTTAAACAATCAGGAGACATACTGGTTGCACCAACGGTCAGATCATATTTTCCTGAAACATCCGATTCATAGTTGCTGTATACACCATAGACACTCGACTGTGCTTCTAGGTGTGCTGAAGCCTGCTGGTAAAAATGCTGCCAAAGTGAGGCTATTTTTGCAGTTGATGCTTCTTGCTCTGATAAATTGCAAGTTCGGACAGTAAACCCTGTCACGCTAAAACCTTCATTATGACGAATGTCCATGATTTTACTCTCTTACTCTATGTTCGAACCAACATACAGCACCTCGCTTAGGCACTGTTTTTATTTACAGTACCATATTTAATGAGGTCTACAAAGGCGTTATTCCATAAATATTGTTATGTTTAACATAAGCCTAGTTTTTAACCTGAAACTATATTTAACGTTACTTTATAACATAAACTTATTTTCTGATAGTTAAGTTGTAAATTTATATTTATAATATTTATTTTGGAAGAAATTAATGCTGGATAATTTATAAGAAAACATTAGAATTAATTAAAAATAAAAAGATAGAAGTGTCAAAAATAGATTAATAACTATTAAATCGACAATAAACATGAATGTAATCACAATTTGGCTAGTTTAAAATGATAAATAAAATAATAAGACTTATAACCGACAGTAAACATGATACCGGCGGCGTTAAATTTCTCGCTCAAGAAATGGGCATTAAGTATAGTACTTTGTATAGTTTGTACTCCGGTAAAAATAGTAATCCAACGATAGAAACTGTAGGAAAAATATGTGACTATTATAACATTACTTTCTCCGACTTATCCGATGATGCGGCCCCTCCATACCATTTTGACAGACTTAGTTCTGATATAATTCCACTATCTGAACAAAATAACACAAACATATACATAAAAAACAACACTCTCATCGACACTTTACCTAAAAGTAGTCAACTAATATTCGAAAAGTTCTCGCCTCCTTTGAAAAACAAAAATCACTATATTTGTACCACACTATCAGGGGAAGTTGTTCTTAGGAAAGTCATTGAAGAAGATAGTAAATTCATTTTCATATCTTCCAATAGGATAATTCACGAAGATAACTACCCAATCATGCAACTTAAAAATGTCAAAATTTAACTTATTTAAGATAAGAAAAAAACAATCCAATCTATATTCTATTGATGGGTTAGTAGGTTTTATTGGTAAAGAAATGTTTGAGCATGCCTATATCGATAGGCATGACGTCAAGCTTCATCGCGGACAGTATTGTATTTCTGATGACAGAATTCGTGCTATCAATGTAAAAGATAAAACCGTCGAAATGGAAATATCTGATATTCCAGTCACCATCTCGATGAAAAGCTTACTCGCTCCTTCAGTCAGAAGAAAATTAAAGATAAGCAATGAAAATTTTATCGCCATTTACCACATCATGGAGTATTAGTCTTTGAGGGTGATAGAAACTTCAACTGTAATAGCAACTCTTGGCCTGTTTTGTTTCCTTACAGCATCAAACTTGGCTTCACCCAAAGCAATACAAGCTTTGGGTGTCCACTTAACCGCTGGGTTCTTTACCTATCCCTTTGTTTATTTTTTTTCTTCGATTATTATCGCAACTCGTTCACCCAAGACATATTTTAGATGCATAGCGTTGGCTTACCTTGGGTACCTCGCCTTTATAAGCATGATGTACTTAGCATCAATTACTCCCGAATCAAATCCTGATTCAAACTACAGTCAAAGCTTCAATTTGATCTATAGCTTGAGTAATTATCGGATCTATTTAGCATCTCTTTGTGCCTACTTTGTCTCTACGTTTATGTTTGGCGTGATATTTTCGTCATTAAAGATTAATAGCATCAGTATTAGGATCTCAATATCGACGATTATTGTCTCTTTGGTTGATGTGAAATTGTTTCTTGCATTAGCTTACCTCGGGGTGAAGAACAATGATCTACTGCTCAGTATTATGTTTTGGTCTAGTATAACTAAACTAGTTGCACAATTAGTTTTACTTCCACCAGCAATTTTCATCATCAATACCATTAGAGACAGAGATGAGTGCTGTTTCTGAAATGAGCAGTTAACCTCTTATTTGAAGCTAACTGCTTAACAATTGCTATTTCATAATCCATCGATTAAGACGGGGCTTATTACTTACAGGAAACGTAACCTGTCCAAGACTTCATAGATACAATAGGATTCGCATCACTGATATACATGGTGTAATCCCAGTTATAGTCTACTGGGTTATTCTCAGTCCAATATACTCTGTGAGTTGGCCAGCCCACTGCCCCTTGTTGTGAAAAAACCCTTAACTCGTCAGCATTGGGTAAGCGCATACCTCTGATCTGACACATATTCTTCGCTTGTTCATAAGTAAAGGTTACCCATTTAGGCCCAAAATCTATCTCAGATTTATAGCCAGTATAAGTGTACCCTTCTCTGTCGGCTTCTTCCTTTGTTAAAGGCAACGAAAATTCATTGGATACTTCTGGCGGAGGCGGAACAGGTGCATTTAGCATTTCACCACCAGTACAAGCAACGTATTGATGGCCGTGTGGATAGAGTTTTGATCCTCCACCATCCACGCCAACCGTATAGTAACGTCCTTGAGGGTCAATCGTCGCTGACCAATAATGGCTAGCAACTGGCCATACATTAGGGTCAATATCTTCATATTGCTTAAACCAAGCTTGTAGTTCTTCTAGTTCAAACTTGGTTGGCAGACGCATACCTTGGTTTTGGCATAAGTCAGTCGCTTGTTGAAAATCATAGGTAGGCCAAGATAAACCCGTAGCGTATTCTGTGATTTCAGTTGAGTATGAAATACCCAGTTCATCAGCCAAGTCGCTTCGAATTGGCACACTAAACTGTGTTGAAGATATGCCAGTCACATCAGAATTCGCCAGCCACAGCTCTCCCTCAGTTCCGAGATTTTCCCATCGAGATTGTAGTTTTTCGATCTCCAATTCAGTTAAGTAAGCTGCAATAAAGTTGTCTGGATCATGAAGAACATCATCACTGTTTATGTCATTAATTCCTTTAATAACACTTTCGAGTTGACTGGAAATGAGTGCCCAACCGCCTCTCAATCTTTGCTGCGCCGCCAATGCAGAGCGTGTGCTTTCTAATATATTTTTTATGCTATCTGTGGCAATGTTCCATGATAAGTAAACGGCTTGATCGTGTGCCATCTCCTTTCTCAAAGTAATAACATCTTCACGGATAAACTGAATCTCATTTTTCAAAGCCACTGCTTTCGCAGAGCCCGCACCTGCGGTGCTTATTGCGGCAATCGTTCCAAAAGGAAAAATCCACGCATAAGTAGGCGTTGTTGCGGCTACGGTTACCCACTTACGATATTCACTATTTAGCTCATCGATTCTTTGTTTTAGCGCATCAATTTCTCTACTGGCTTCACTTCCGTCATTCTCAAGAATGTCTTGGTTTGAACTTTGTAATCGATCGAGGTCTTGTAACTGAACATCAAGAGAATTGATAAAATCGGTTAAGCCATGCCCGAGTGAATCTGCATCTTGGTAATACCTAGTCGCATCTTCAAGCATCGCCTCTAATATTGCGAGTAAATCAGCTTTTGCCCGTTCAAACGCTAAATAATCTACATTCTCCGCCGCTTCAACAATAAGCTGTGTTTGCTGTAACATCCCAGTCGAAGAATCATTCACCTCATGAGAGTATTCAATCAGGTTTTCAACCAAAGTAATCATCCTATCGCGATAGCTAGAGTCTCCTAACCAATCGCTCGATATATGATTGATATTTTGATAGTTAGACAGCAAGTCTTGATAGACTCCATCGAAGGCCACGTAATTACTCATATAAAAACGCTTACGCATATTCTCTTGTGTAACAGGTAGTGTACTCGCGCTGCGAGCCAACATATTCAATTTAATCCATTCTTCTTCGCTTAATAGGAAGTCATCGCTTTCAGATGTGAATACATCCAAATTGCCTAACCCATGGTAGTTTTCTGCCAATGATACGTTGTGTACTGCCAACATACATGACGCTGCTAACACTGCTTTACACCAATCCATAGTTGCCTCTTGAGATCTAAGGTTGTAATAATATCGAGGTTTAGATTGCGCTATAACACTTCTATACAGCGCAAGAATAAGAATTGAAATCTAAAATTCGGGCGTTATCCACTCGCCAGAGAAGGAAAGCTTAATATTCTCAACTTTGCTTAAGTCGACTTTTTCGTGCTCGAATAATTTGACCGTCCAAGTAGAAAATGGCGTAGGTTTGAAAATGAACTTACCAAAGTTCTCTGATATGTCACCGGGAGTAATAACGTTATATTCATCTCCCTCTTTGTCATAGGAATATATACGATGAGATTCCTTAGTATTGAATATATATGATTGACCTTTATGAAAATCTCTAAACTCACCGGTATGGGTTAATTGAAACTCATATCTACCATCTGCTAGCTCTGGACCAAAGATCTCAACACCAATACTGTCTAAACGTACCCTTTCTTTATTATTAAAGATACCCTTGCCAAAGGTTTCATGGTTTTGCTCATTAATAATAAAGCTAAATTCCCCAGTCTCTTTTAATTGATCCAGAATGGCTTGATCATTAATGTCTGCATCGATTGAAAAACTCTGAGGAGGATTCTCATAAAAACCCTCGATAGCATGAGTGAGCTGTTCATCCATAGAGACCAAATTTTGGTTGTATTCTAAATAGCTGGCGTTAATACGTGGAGTGACCGTACTATCTTCAAATGTATGATACTTATAAGCTGCGTTATAGTTGAGCATTGCGCCATAAAGAGGACGTTTAAACAAATTGTATGCTCTAAACAGATACTGTTCGACTTCTTGCAGAGCTTGTTCGTCCGTATCCAAGTCGTTTATGTATTGGACAACACTATCATAGTCTTTTTCAATCGCTTCTTTGGCTAACTGAAGCTCGGTTAACCTATAGGTTGCTATGACAGCTTTAACCTGCAAACCTGAAACACTCGAGCCCCAAGTCATAAGTTTATTCAGCTCATTCTTATATTCTCTCGTGCCTAAAACACCCAACTCCTGCGCTGCTCCAAGCGCAGTATCAATATCGATTCTAGCAAGCTCCCAACCAGTACTGGACGAACCGAGATCAGGGATATCGATTTCTGTTTCTCTCATCAGTCCATTAAGCTCTGC
Coding sequences within it:
- a CDS encoding LysR family transcriptional regulator, whose protein sequence is MSTYQFLPYSHNGLKVFESVARLMSFTKAADELNVTQSAISRQIKQLEDELKVLLVVRKHRSIALTDRGNELYQRLNNNYRALDSLIGEWSKANKQRIVIKSALSYATRVLLPKVVSLNEKYPEHEIVIIPAIEEDPDLDSGDCDLWIVNTCKSDKYIGKKGVTFLREEYMAPVYAKSLSEQNVPLQDVLTLPHLHATLDHQDWKHWLTQANLQGIKEGRDTVFYSLDLALSACIAGQGVTVTDLLLVLPELNREFLKCPNDMVLQHSQWKYLCYQPNQSSIIDEIHRWLVEQTQNELGQLQAMCESFGWDSRQVNWGSL
- a CDS encoding MATE family efflux transporter, which gives rise to MKKILSLAFPLIISQLITMALVLTDVWMMSQLSVSALAAGGLGASVYSFIFIIASSCVGCVANLIAIAYGQRIARPEFGNQQIRFAVKGAVLLSIILTLALTLSFRYVPGLLLIANQPEQLIDPAMSYLDTLKWAMLPSLILLVLRGLTSALGSTRSIMVMSLLTVVLNVPLSYLLAFTLGFGLAGLGAGTALASLMVMLGYGYWVFKRAEYQAFSPWKNLDEYSLSLLKPLLSLGIPIMIAALLEHGLIYGGTLMAGAISVAALALHQILIQCLSFTWNINFGLSQAAAILVGQDYGSDNFAGIKRTVKRSFIITTGLSTVLAALFICYPQAICAMFNLDAELSTLLIGVIWVVALSFIVDAWQLLAINLLRGMKIVLAPTFVTAIGYWLFGLPSAWLLLREYGLAGVWGGIGIGLGVSGILLLAQLVSVIQKHSTPKANTNKPSYAS
- a CDS encoding GyrI-like domain-containing protein, which encodes MDIRHNEGFSVTGFTVRTCNLSEQEASTAKIASLWQHFYQQASAHLEAQSSVYGVYSNYESDVSGKYDLTVGATSMSPDCLNGQVELAVPAGKYLVFSAKGEMPAAVINLWQEIWTYFADSDCLHKRAYSYDYERYLDDSSVEICIAID
- a CDS encoding helix-turn-helix domain-containing protein yields the protein MINKIIRLITDSKHDTGGVKFLAQEMGIKYSTLYSLYSGKNSNPTIETVGKICDYYNITFSDLSDDAAPPYHFDRLSSDIIPLSEQNNTNIYIKNNTLIDTLPKSSQLIFEKFSPPLKNKNHYICTTLSGEVVLRKVIEEDSKFIFISSNRIIHEDNYPIMQLKNVKI
- a CDS encoding queuosine precursor transporter, which produces MIETSTVIATLGLFCFLTASNLASPKAIQALGVHLTAGFFTYPFVYFFSSIIIATRSPKTYFRCIALAYLGYLAFISMMYLASITPESNPDSNYSQSFNLIYSLSNYRIYLASLCAYFVSTFMFGVIFSSLKINSISIRISISTIIVSLVDVKLFLALAYLGVKNNDLLLSIMFWSSITKLVAQLVLLPPAIFIINTIRDRDECCF
- a CDS encoding alpha-xenorhabdolysin family binary toxin subunit A — translated: MDWCKAVLAASCMLAVHNVSLAENYHGLGNLDVFTSESDDFLLSEEEWIKLNMLARSASTLPVTQENMRKRFYMSNYVAFDGVYQDLLSNYQNINHISSDWLGDSSYRDRMITLVENLIEYSHEVNDSSTGMLQQTQLIVEAAENVDYLAFERAKADLLAILEAMLEDATRYYQDADSLGHGLTDFINSLDVQLQDLDRLQSSNQDILENDGSEASREIDALKQRIDELNSEYRKWVTVAATTPTYAWIFPFGTIAAISTAGAGSAKAVALKNEIQFIREDVITLRKEMAHDQAVYLSWNIATDSIKNILESTRSALAAQQRLRGGWALISSQLESVIKGINDINSDDVLHDPDNFIAAYLTELEIEKLQSRWENLGTEGELWLANSDVTGISSTQFSVPIRSDLADELGISYSTEITEYATGLSWPTYDFQQATDLCQNQGMRLPTKFELEELQAWFKQYEDIDPNVWPVASHYWSATIDPQGRYYTVGVDGGGSKLYPHGHQYVACTGGEMLNAPVPPPPEVSNEFSLPLTKEEADREGYTYTGYKSEIDFGPKWVTFTYEQAKNMCQIRGMRLPNADELRVFSQQGAVGWPTHRVYWTENNPVDYNWDYTMYISDANPIVSMKSWTGYVSCK